The Acidimicrobiales bacterium genome has a segment encoding these proteins:
- a CDS encoding DUF1385 domain-containing protein, whose product MALKVGGQALVDGVLMRTDRAWAIARADGSIEVGELVERGRLGGVPGLRVLSGIVGGFRLAFARPGRRRTDRKLLWALLGIEAVVVGVGAVLGDVAAPMWAGLLMSFSTLVALRLATPRALWRYHGAEHKAVAAHEAGIDVDDVGAVLRCSRVHNRCGTNLVFVMLLLGVLLLDVPMVLQLPAFAGLLAVCAELVTLAAGRPTAMLSRVTLAGGRAIQRWITTSEPTAAEQAVGCQALLAALAEHARLTAAPAEPLLVAA is encoded by the coding sequence ATGGCACTGAAGGTGGGCGGGCAGGCGCTGGTCGACGGCGTCCTCATGCGCACGGACCGGGCGTGGGCCATCGCCCGGGCCGACGGGTCGATCGAAGTGGGCGAGCTGGTCGAGCGCGGCCGCCTGGGCGGCGTGCCCGGGCTCCGCGTGCTCTCGGGCATCGTGGGCGGGTTCCGCCTCGCCTTCGCCCGGCCCGGCAGGCGTCGCACCGACCGCAAGCTGCTGTGGGCGCTGCTGGGCATCGAAGCCGTGGTGGTCGGCGTCGGCGCCGTGCTGGGCGACGTGGCTGCGCCGATGTGGGCCGGCTTGCTGATGTCGTTCTCTACGTTGGTGGCCCTGCGGCTGGCCACGCCCCGGGCGCTGTGGCGCTACCACGGCGCCGAGCACAAGGCCGTGGCCGCCCACGAGGCGGGCATCGACGTCGACGACGTGGGCGCCGTGCTCCGGTGCTCGCGGGTGCACAACCGCTGCGGCACCAACCTCGTGTTCGTGATGCTGCTGCTTGGCGTACTCCTGCTCGATGTGCCGATGGTGCTGCAACTGCCCGCCTTCGCCGGACTGTTGGCCGTCTGCGCCGAGTTGGTGACGCTGGCTGCCGGGCGGCCGACGGCGATGCTGAGCCGGGTGACCCTCGCCGGGGGGCGGGCCATCCAGCGCTGGATCACCACCTCGGAGCCCACCGCCGCCGAGCAGGCCGTCGGCTGCCAGGCCCTGCTGGCCGCCCTGGCCGAGCACGCCCGCCTCACCGCTGCTCCGGCCGAACCCCTGCTCGTCGCCGCCTGA